One window of Heptranchias perlo isolate sHepPer1 chromosome 15, sHepPer1.hap1, whole genome shotgun sequence genomic DNA carries:
- the LOC137333053 gene encoding gap junction alpha-3 protein-like, with protein MGDWSLLGNLLESAQEHSTVIGKVWLTSLFIFRILVLGTATEKVWGDEQSFFTCDTKQPGCQNVCYDRIFPISHIRFWVLQIVFVSTPTLVYVGHIFHLVRMEEKQKQREKEKLSRYPPGDKEALMQNAKNIKRPTVDEQGKIRMQGVLLRTYLFNIIFKTLFEVGFILAQYYLYGFELKPLYKCNYLPCPNTVDCYISRPTEKTIFIIFMLAMACLSLLLNLIEVFHLGLKKCRERIEDNQVSEAACKQNGAPPSEGLGPCAPSYHYFANHNGPQLYKMESGFSVSPLTKMDSICHPYNSNVATKQNRDNFAMMDDKQASHEETNALPTSHISVTDKRRNSETSKQSNRTRSDDLAI; from the coding sequence ATGGGAGACTGGAGTTTGTTGGGGAACTTGCTGGAAAGTGCTCAGGAGCACTCCACCGTGATAGGGAAGGTGTGGCTAACGTCGCTGTTCATTTTCCGTATCCTGGTGCTGGGGACAGCCACCGAGAAAGTCTGGGGAGACGAGCAGTCCTTCTTCACCTGCGATACCAAGCAGCCCGGCTGTCAGAACGTCTGCTACGACAGGATCTTCCCTATCTCCCACATCCGCTTCTGGGTGCTGCAGATAGTCTTCGTGTCCACCCCCACGCTGGTCTATGTAGGCCACATCTTCCACCTGGTGCGGATGGAGGAGAAACAGaagcagagggagaaagagaagctGAGCAGGTATCCACCCGGAGACAAGGAGGCGTTGATGCAGAATGCCAAGAACATCAAACGCCCCACTGTGGACGAACAGGGTAAAATTAGAATGCAAGGGGTCCTTCTACGCACTTATTTGTTTAATATCATTTTTAAAACTCTGTTTGAAGTTGGCTTCATATTGGCCCAATACTATCTCTACGGCTTTGAGCTGAAGCCTCTTTACAAGTGTAACTACTTGCCTTGCCCTAACACCGTCGACTGTTACATCTCCCGCCCGACTGAGAAGACAATTTTCATTATATTCATGCTGGCTATGGCTTGCCTGTCACTACTTTTGAACCTAATTGAAGTGTTTCATCTGGGACTCAAGAAATGTCGAGAGAGGATCGAAGACAACCAAGTCTCAGAGGCCGCCTGTAAGCAGAATGGTGCACCGCCAAGTGAGGGCCTGGGGCCCTGCGCCCCTAGTTACCATTACTTCGCCAACCATAATGGGCCGCAGCTCTACAAGATGGAGTCAGGGTTCAGCGTCTCTCCGCTAACAAAAATGGACTCTATTTGCCACCCTTACAACAGCAATGTGGCAACTAAGCAAAACAGGGACAACTTTGCCATGATGGATGACAAGCAGGCAAGTCACGAGGAGACAAATGCACTGCCCACCAGTCACATTTCCGTGACTGACAAAAGAAGGAATAGTGAAACGAGCAAACAGAGCAACCGGACCAGATCAGACGATCTAGCCATCTAA